The Paraburkholderia megapolitana genomic sequence CGATTGATATAATCAGCTTAATGGGTTGTAAAAATCCGCGGAATGCGATGCGGACAGCGCAACAGACCCGTTTTGGCCGCGCGCCGATGGTTTATAGTAGCGGCCGCTGTCCGAATCCCACTGATGCTCATGACCCTGCCCGCCTCCTCCCACACTCCGCTGTACGCCAAACTGCTCGCGGAAACCGCACAGATCGGCTGGTCCGAACTCGAGCGTTTCTTTGCGCGCGGCATGCTGCTGCGCGTTGCCGGCGACCTCGATCTCGTGAGCGTGGCCGAAGCCATTGCCGGCGACGACGCCGCGCAAGTTACACAGTGGCTATCGGCGGGGCTCGTCGAGCGCGTCCAGGCCGACACAGCCGCCGATTTCGCCGCCCGCGATCCGAACCTGTGGGCCGTCGTCGTCTCGCCGTGGATCTGCGTGCAGGAACGCGCCTGAGCAACGCCGGGGCACCACACGGTGTCGCACATTCCATGCATATTCCACGCGTATTCCAGTTACCGCTTGAATCAAGCGCATACAAATCGCATAGCCAATTCGTGCTCGAATAGCTGCAGCCCGTGGTCTCCGCGCGAACAGTGCTCGCGGGTCAGAAGCTCCGGCGTGCCCGCGCCGGAGCTTCGCCTTTTGCGATGTCCTGTTCCCGATTACTTCGGTGTGTCAGCGGCAGATGGCGTGGCGATCGCCGGCGGCCGGTCGTCGGTGGGTACGCCGTGATAGTCGGGCGGGTCCTTCGGCGGCGTGCGATGAGCGGTGGATGAACCGTCGGCGCAACCCGCGACGGACAGAATCAGGGACGAAAACAGCGGGACCAGCCATGCGGCGCGATTCATAAATTCTCGAAGCAAGGGAATGTGAAAACCACAGGTACAAACGACCGCGGCCCTGCAGTCTACCCGCAACGCAGCATGCACGACGACAAGCCGGCACGCTCCTTTCCCTTTGCTGCAACTGACCTACCATGTACGCATGGCCGCATTGCGAAAGGAGGCTGCCATGGAAGCAGAAACAATCGCCGGACTGATCGGCCTTGGCGTCGGCGTACTGGTGCTG encodes the following:
- a CDS encoding DUF2288 domain-containing protein, whose translation is MTLPASSHTPLYAKLLAETAQIGWSELERFFARGMLLRVAGDLDLVSVAEAIAGDDAAQVTQWLSAGLVERVQADTAADFAARDPNLWAVVVSPWICVQERA
- a CDS encoding YajG family lipoprotein; this translates as MNRAAWLVPLFSSLILSVAGCADGSSTAHRTPPKDPPDYHGVPTDDRPPAIATPSAADTPK